The following are encoded in a window of Bradyrhizobium sp. WBOS07 genomic DNA:
- a CDS encoding L,D-transpeptidase yields the protein MFNLDTFKTFSRAVAFGAVAASAIAFAGAAKAAPVQIFPFFQPLPPMVAPQPFQPYQPYQAPTYQTEPSDDQDAVEMPARFRRQTVAYATREAPGTIIIDTPNTYLYYVLGNGQALRYGIGVGRDGFTWSGIQSVTRKAEWPAWTPPPEMIARQPYLPRHMAGGPGNPLGARAMYLGGTIYRIHGTNAPETIGKRVSSGCIRMTNEDVTDLYSRVNVGTKVVVLPMTERRAELGTATR from the coding sequence ATGTTCAATCTGGACACGTTCAAGACGTTTTCGCGCGCCGTTGCTTTTGGCGCAGTCGCGGCCTCCGCGATCGCATTCGCAGGCGCAGCCAAGGCGGCGCCGGTGCAGATCTTCCCGTTCTTCCAGCCGCTGCCGCCGATGGTCGCGCCGCAGCCGTTCCAGCCCTATCAGCCGTATCAGGCGCCGACCTACCAGACCGAACCGTCCGACGATCAGGACGCTGTGGAGATGCCGGCCCGCTTCCGCCGCCAGACCGTCGCTTACGCGACGCGTGAAGCGCCGGGCACGATCATCATCGATACGCCCAACACCTATCTCTATTACGTGCTCGGCAACGGCCAGGCGCTCCGCTACGGCATAGGCGTCGGCCGCGACGGCTTCACCTGGTCCGGCATCCAGTCGGTGACCCGCAAGGCCGAGTGGCCGGCCTGGACGCCGCCGCCGGAGATGATCGCCCGCCAGCCCTATCTGCCGCGCCACATGGCCGGCGGCCCCGGCAATCCGCTCGGCGCGCGCGCCATGTATCTCGGCGGCACCATCTACCGCATCCACGGCACCAACGCCCCCGAGACCATCGGCAAGCGCGTCTCGTCCGGCTGCATCCGGATGACCAACGAGGACGTCACCGACCTCTATTCCCGCGTCAACGTCGGCACCAAGGTCGTGGTGCTGCCGATGACGGAGCGCCGCGCGGAACTCGGAACCGCGACGCGCTGA
- a CDS encoding glycosyltransferase family 1 protein — translation MRVLIATDAWHPQVNGVVRTLTSLANAAKALDIEIGFLTPDGFPSWPLPTYPGLRFALPGSKEIARRIETAAPDALHIATEGPIGWAARAYCRRNRLAFTTSYTTRFPEYVAVRTGIPASVGYAVLRHFHDAAAMTMVATPSLRQELSERGFKRLGFWTRGVDTELFHPGAPARLDLPRPIFMTMGRVAVEKNLDAFLALDLPGTKVIVGDGPQRAALERKYSDAVFLGEKKGADLTAHLAAADVFVFPSLTDTFGVVQLEALACGTPVAAFPVTGPKDVIADHPIGAIDHNLRAACLRALTMSRETCRHFALERSWENSARQFVGNLTSLQPSRALRASPRMARRPVRG, via the coding sequence ATGCGGGTATTAATCGCGACGGACGCCTGGCATCCGCAGGTCAACGGTGTGGTCCGGACGCTGACCTCGCTGGCGAATGCGGCCAAGGCGCTGGACATCGAGATCGGCTTCCTGACCCCGGACGGCTTTCCGTCCTGGCCGCTGCCGACCTATCCGGGCCTGCGCTTCGCGTTGCCGGGCAGCAAGGAGATCGCGCGGCGCATCGAGACCGCGGCGCCGGACGCGCTGCACATCGCGACCGAAGGCCCGATCGGCTGGGCGGCGCGGGCCTATTGCCGCCGCAACCGGCTCGCCTTCACCACCTCCTACACGACGCGCTTTCCCGAATACGTCGCGGTGCGGACCGGCATCCCCGCAAGCGTCGGCTATGCCGTGCTGCGCCATTTCCACGATGCCGCCGCCATGACCATGGTGGCGACGCCGTCGCTGCGGCAGGAGCTGTCCGAGCGTGGCTTCAAGCGGCTCGGCTTCTGGACCCGCGGCGTCGACACCGAGCTGTTTCATCCCGGTGCGCCGGCGAGGCTCGATCTGCCGCGTCCGATCTTCATGACCATGGGCCGCGTCGCGGTGGAGAAGAATCTCGACGCGTTCCTGGCTCTCGACCTGCCCGGCACCAAGGTGATCGTCGGCGACGGCCCGCAGAGGGCGGCGCTGGAGCGGAAATATTCCGATGCGGTGTTCCTCGGCGAGAAGAAGGGGGCCGATCTCACCGCGCATCTTGCGGCCGCAGACGTGTTCGTGTTTCCGAGCCTGACCGATACGTTCGGCGTGGTGCAGCTGGAGGCGCTGGCCTGCGGCACGCCGGTTGCCGCGTTTCCTGTCACGGGTCCGAAAGACGTCATCGCCGATCATCCGATCGGCGCGATCGATCACAATCTGCGCGCCGCCTGCCTGCGCGCGCTCACCATGTCGCGCGAGACCTGCCGCCACTTCGCGTTGGAGCGCTCCTGGGAGAACAGCGCGCGCCAGTTCGTCGGCAACCTGACCTCACTCCAACCCAGCCGCGCCTTGCGCGCCTCGCCTCGCATGGCGCGGCGGCCGGTGCGCGGTTGA
- a CDS encoding methyltransferase domain-containing protein, whose translation MAKIMNLDGTQQLDLTRGTVEQAYDRWAPVYDLVFGGVFAKGRQAAIAATNKIGGRVLEVGVGTGISLPMYAPHLRIFGTDISEAMLEKARQRVAECRLKNVEGLAVMDAEKLEFPDNSFDVVMAQYVVTAVPNPEKALDEFARVLRPDGELIVLTRVSADAGMRRFIEQKLQPVVRPLGFRTAEFAWSRYTKWLAGAKGIELAERRLIPPLGHFSLVRFRKVDVAKAA comes from the coding sequence ATGGCCAAGATCATGAACCTTGACGGCACCCAGCAGCTCGACCTCACCCGCGGCACGGTCGAGCAGGCCTATGACCGCTGGGCCCCGGTCTATGACCTCGTGTTCGGCGGCGTGTTCGCCAAGGGCCGGCAGGCCGCGATCGCGGCCACCAACAAGATCGGCGGCCGCGTGCTCGAGGTCGGCGTCGGCACCGGCATCTCGCTGCCGATGTACGCGCCGCATCTGCGCATCTTCGGCACCGACATTTCGGAGGCGATGCTCGAAAAGGCGCGCCAGCGCGTCGCCGAGTGCAGGCTGAAGAATGTCGAGGGCCTCGCGGTGATGGACGCCGAGAAGCTCGAATTCCCGGACAATTCCTTCGACGTGGTGATGGCGCAATATGTCGTCACCGCGGTGCCGAATCCGGAGAAAGCGCTGGACGAATTCGCCCGCGTGCTGCGTCCGGACGGCGAGCTGATCGTTCTCACCCGTGTCAGCGCGGATGCCGGCATGCGCCGCTTCATCGAGCAGAAGCTGCAGCCGGTGGTGCGTCCGCTCGGCTTCCGCACCGCCGAGTTCGCCTGGTCGCGTTATACGAAATGGCTGGCCGGCGCCAAAGGCATCGAGCTCGCCGAGCGCCGCCTGATTCCGCCGCTCGGTCATTTCTCGCTGGTGCGCTTCCGCAAGGTCGATGTCGCCAAGGCGGCTTGA
- a CDS encoding aminotransferase class III-fold pyridoxal phosphate-dependent enzyme, giving the protein METTLPILSMSVAAAASAAAVLPKLKARIELSRAKHRSLAGHSKMSRRVAKLLPFYEFGENDYFSCDGAPANIAAQRKDGFFRLAALYAERYPKGRAMTKEAAEKISDLNFTESYRVPFQFSRLVREHLGTSTFVASSSGVTVTDADGNTSYDLTGSYGVNIFGNDFYKECIEGAEKRAHALGPVLGPYHPVILENVQRLCQISGLDEVSFHMSGTEAVMQAVRLARYHTKRTHLVRFAGAYHGWWGDVQPGVGNPIPAHETYTLAEMSEKTLHVLRTRKDIACVLVNPLQGLHPNANAPGDSALVDSSRGGRFERAAYTEWLKKLREVCDQRGIVLIFDEVFVGFRLAAGGAQDYFGVKADMVTYGKSLAGGLPVGVVCGTRELMRRFRDDRPADICFARGTFNSHPYVMTAMDEFLSRLASPNFRAVYDGLEETWNGRCGKLNQMMERADLPVRFANFSSIWTVKYTTPSRYNWMLQYYLRAEGLALSWVGTGRLIFSLNYTDADFAEVAERFVRAAAKMKADGFWWHDGVLTNKQIKRQILKEMLAKRFGR; this is encoded by the coding sequence ATGGAAACGACACTCCCGATTCTCTCGATGTCCGTGGCCGCCGCAGCGTCCGCTGCCGCCGTCCTCCCGAAGCTGAAGGCGCGGATCGAGTTGTCCCGCGCCAAGCACCGCTCGCTCGCCGGACACTCCAAGATGTCGCGACGGGTGGCCAAGCTGCTCCCGTTCTACGAGTTCGGAGAGAACGACTACTTCTCGTGCGACGGCGCGCCGGCCAACATCGCCGCGCAGCGCAAGGACGGCTTCTTCCGTCTCGCCGCTCTCTACGCCGAGCGCTACCCGAAGGGGCGCGCGATGACAAAGGAAGCGGCGGAGAAAATCTCCGACCTGAACTTCACCGAGAGCTACCGCGTGCCGTTCCAGTTCTCGCGCTTGGTCCGCGAGCACCTGGGCACCTCGACCTTCGTGGCGTCCTCCAGCGGCGTCACCGTCACCGACGCCGACGGCAACACGTCGTACGATCTCACCGGGTCCTACGGCGTCAACATCTTCGGCAACGACTTCTACAAGGAGTGCATCGAGGGCGCCGAGAAGCGCGCGCACGCGCTCGGCCCGGTGCTCGGCCCCTACCATCCCGTCATCCTGGAGAACGTGCAGCGGCTCTGCCAGATCTCCGGCCTCGACGAGGTCTCGTTCCACATGTCCGGCACCGAGGCCGTGATGCAAGCGGTGCGGCTGGCGCGCTATCATACCAAGCGCACGCATCTCGTCCGTTTCGCCGGCGCCTATCACGGCTGGTGGGGCGACGTGCAGCCCGGCGTCGGCAACCCTATCCCTGCGCACGAGACCTACACCCTCGCCGAGATGTCGGAGAAGACGCTGCATGTGCTGCGCACACGCAAGGACATCGCCTGCGTGCTGGTCAATCCGCTGCAGGGCCTGCATCCCAACGCCAACGCGCCCGGCGATTCCGCGCTGGTCGACTCGTCGCGCGGCGGCCGTTTCGAGCGCGCCGCTTATACCGAATGGCTGAAGAAGCTGCGCGAGGTCTGCGACCAGCGCGGCATCGTGCTGATCTTCGACGAAGTCTTCGTCGGCTTCCGTCTCGCCGCGGGCGGCGCCCAGGACTATTTCGGCGTCAAGGCCGACATGGTGACCTACGGCAAGAGCCTCGCCGGCGGACTGCCGGTCGGCGTCGTCTGCGGCACGCGCGAGCTGATGCGCCGCTTCCGCGACGATCGTCCCGCCGACATCTGCTTCGCCCGCGGCACCTTCAACTCGCATCCCTATGTCATGACGGCGATGGACGAGTTCTTGAGCCGCCTGGCCAGCCCGAACTTTCGCGCGGTCTATGACGGGCTGGAGGAGACCTGGAACGGGCGCTGCGGGAAGCTCAATCAGATGATGGAGCGCGCCGATCTGCCGGTGCGGTTCGCCAATTTCTCCTCGATCTGGACGGTGAAATACACCACCCCGTCCCGCTACAATTGGATGCTGCAATATTACCTGCGCGCCGAAGGTCTGGCGCTGAGCTGGGTCGGCACCGGCCGGCTGATCTTCAGCCTCAACTACACCGACGCCGACTTCGCCGAAGTCGCCGAACGCTTCGTCCGTGCGGCCGCGAAGATGAAGGCCGACGGCTTCTGGTGGCACGATGGCGTGCTCACCAACAAGCAGATCAAGCGGCAGATCCTGAAAGAGATGCTGGCCAAGCGCTTCGGGCGCTGA
- the asd gene encoding archaetidylserine decarboxylase (Phosphatidylserine decarboxylase is synthesized as a single chain precursor. Generation of the pyruvoyl active site from a Ser is coupled to cleavage of a Gly-Ser bond between the larger (beta) and smaller (alpha chains). It is an integral membrane protein.), with translation MTVKALIASFTQQEDLNFLLTNRIPRAALTRFMGWFSKIENPLVRDFSIALWKLFSDLDLSEARKDHFTSLHDCFTRELKPGLRPFDPDPSIVASPSDGIVGAHGRIADTELFQVKGAPYSLLDLVGDSALVDQHRNGSFVTLRLTSSMYHRFHAPYDAQIEGVTLIHGDVWNVNPIALKRVERLFCKNERAVIRTHLSTGEAVTLVPVAAILVASIRLHFLDLVLNAQTRGPVNFPCDVNVAKGEELGWFEHGSTIIILAPGDFTFCDGIAEGTRIRAGQGLLRRK, from the coding sequence ATGACAGTCAAAGCCCTCATCGCCTCTTTCACCCAGCAGGAAGATCTCAACTTCCTGTTGACCAACCGCATCCCCCGCGCGGCCCTGACCCGCTTCATGGGATGGTTCTCCAAGATCGAGAATCCCCTGGTTCGGGACTTCTCGATCGCGCTGTGGAAGCTGTTCTCCGATCTCGATCTGTCCGAGGCGCGCAAGGATCATTTCACGAGCCTGCATGATTGCTTCACCCGGGAGCTGAAGCCGGGCCTGCGGCCGTTCGATCCGGACCCCTCGATCGTCGCCAGCCCCTCGGACGGCATCGTCGGCGCTCACGGCAGGATCGCGGATACCGAGCTGTTCCAGGTCAAGGGTGCGCCGTATTCGCTGCTCGATCTCGTCGGCGATTCCGCGCTGGTTGATCAGCACCGCAACGGCTCGTTCGTCACGCTGCGGCTGACGTCGAGCATGTATCACCGCTTCCATGCGCCTTATGATGCGCAGATCGAGGGCGTGACGCTGATCCACGGCGACGTCTGGAACGTCAACCCGATCGCCCTGAAGCGGGTCGAGCGGCTGTTCTGCAAGAACGAGCGCGCGGTGATCCGCACGCATCTTTCGACCGGCGAGGCCGTGACGCTGGTGCCGGTCGCCGCGATCCTGGTCGCGAGCATCCGGTTGCATTTCCTCGATCTGGTGCTGAACGCGCAGACCCGCGGTCCCGTCAATTTCCCCTGCGACGTCAACGTGGCCAAGGGCGAGGAGCTCGGCTGGTTCGAGCACGGCTCGACCATCATCATCCTGGCGCCCGGCGACTTCACCTTCTGCGATGGCATCGCCGAGGGCACGCGCATCCGAGCCGGCCAGGGGCTGCTCAGAAGAAAGTAG
- a CDS encoding NUDIX hydrolase: MARAPVMAAGGIVLRRGSTPLIAVVRQRKRNEWVLPKGKLDDGETPKEAAHREVLEETGHDVAVHEFLGTLAYQSGGRSKVVHFWRMEAEGGPVRKLMNDVKAVDWLTLDDAIARLSREYERAFLTQTGPIALAAAGLVPEPVQSADDIDSASQTLTQAEAASAEELRHGLLHKMKAWLRGEA, from the coding sequence ATGGCGCGGGCGCCGGTGATGGCGGCGGGTGGTATCGTGCTGCGGCGTGGTTCGACGCCGCTGATCGCGGTCGTGCGCCAGCGCAAGCGCAACGAATGGGTCTTGCCGAAGGGCAAGCTCGACGACGGCGAGACGCCGAAAGAAGCCGCGCATCGCGAGGTGCTGGAGGAGACCGGCCACGACGTCGCCGTGCACGAATTTCTCGGCACGCTCGCCTACCAGTCCGGCGGGCGCTCGAAGGTCGTGCATTTCTGGCGCATGGAGGCCGAGGGCGGGCCGGTCCGCAAGCTGATGAACGACGTCAAGGCGGTCGACTGGCTGACGCTGGACGACGCGATCGCGCGGCTGTCGCGCGAATACGAACGCGCGTTCCTGACCCAGACCGGCCCGATCGCGCTTGCCGCAGCAGGGCTGGTGCCGGAGCCGGTGCAATCGGCCGATGACATCGATTCAGCCTCGCAGACGCTGACGCAAGCCGAGGCCGCCTCCGCCGAGGAGTTGCGGCACGGCCTGTTGCACAAGATGAAGGCCTGGCTGCGCGGCGAGGCGTGA
- a CDS encoding DUF2147 domain-containing protein, translating to MNKLTVAATALFLASTAAHAGGNTISFQIEGQHIRIETPRNCASLNCVTIVAPGLSDKPIKLNNINLKGFGGSKDDDADTAPAPATAAQPAPAPVQQQPVQQAPVQATAPAAPSVAPAAPASTVAAAPSVDTTTQPAPAAAPAPVAAPAAVAAAPAPAPVAAAPVAVANSPIGIWATEEGKGNVRVEQCGANLCGYAEKTNERILINMKPEGSKWSGRIRDPNSGRNYDSTIAMKGPNAMRVQGCAFGGMFCGGQTWKRVS from the coding sequence ATGAACAAGCTCACCGTCGCCGCCACCGCGCTCTTCCTTGCCTCGACCGCAGCCCATGCCGGCGGCAATACGATCTCGTTCCAGATCGAGGGCCAGCACATCCGCATCGAGACGCCGCGCAACTGCGCCTCGCTCAACTGCGTGACCATCGTCGCGCCGGGCCTGTCGGACAAACCGATCAAGCTGAACAACATCAACCTCAAGGGCTTCGGCGGCTCCAAGGATGATGACGCCGACACCGCGCCGGCTCCGGCCACGGCCGCGCAGCCCGCGCCGGCACCGGTGCAGCAGCAGCCCGTGCAGCAGGCGCCGGTTCAGGCGACCGCCCCGGCCGCTCCAAGTGTCGCCCCCGCCGCGCCCGCGTCGACCGTTGCCGCCGCGCCGTCCGTCGACACGACGACGCAGCCCGCGCCGGCCGCGGCGCCCGCTCCCGTTGCTGCGCCCGCTGCGGTGGCGGCCGCTCCCGCTCCGGCCCCGGTGGCTGCCGCGCCCGTGGCCGTAGCGAACTCGCCGATCGGTATCTGGGCGACCGAAGAGGGGAAGGGCAATGTCCGGGTCGAGCAGTGCGGCGCCAATCTGTGCGGCTACGCCGAGAAGACCAACGAGCGCATCCTGATCAACATGAAGCCCGAGGGCTCGAAGTGGAGCGGCCGCATCCGCGATCCCAATTCCGGCCGCAACTACGACTCGACCATCGCGATGAAGGGCCCGAATGCGATGCGCGTGCAAGGCTGCGCCTTCGGCGGCATGTTCTGCGGCGGCCAGACCTGGAAGCGCGTGAGCTGA
- a CDS encoding DUF2147 domain-containing protein, producing MQRLATWLGTLIALMAIAPAAEAGSYSVSIGRHRFHVEAPKTCRSTSCVSISSHRSFQRVDDAATRPVPTPIAPSSPVDPAIPPRPPQASVVATPPAAPAPTLAATTSQPVVPPQTPRPEPPRPEQPRAEAPRLEPPPVPSPEIKQTVAVARRSDDEQAYTPLGEWESRGAKGTVRIERCGPALCGYALTETSRRGESVLVNMKSKSHDVWTGSIYSRASGNTYYATMTLKSSARLHVEACALWRFWCSGNDWTRIEAPREQLITTSRQWSARS from the coding sequence ATGCAACGGCTTGCGACTTGGCTTGGCACATTGATCGCGCTGATGGCGATCGCGCCGGCGGCCGAGGCCGGTTCCTATTCCGTCTCGATTGGCCGCCACCGCTTCCATGTCGAGGCGCCCAAAACGTGCCGATCCACATCCTGCGTGTCGATCTCGTCCCATCGCAGCTTTCAGCGGGTGGATGACGCCGCGACGAGACCGGTCCCGACGCCGATTGCCCCGAGCTCGCCGGTCGATCCGGCCATCCCACCTCGCCCGCCGCAAGCGAGCGTGGTCGCGACTCCGCCGGCTGCTCCAGCCCCGACGCTGGCCGCGACGACATCGCAGCCCGTCGTGCCGCCGCAGACACCAAGACCAGAGCCACCGAGACCAGAGCAGCCAAGAGCTGAGGCGCCGCGCCTGGAGCCGCCGCCGGTCCCGAGCCCCGAGATCAAGCAGACCGTGGCGGTCGCACGGCGCAGCGACGACGAGCAGGCCTATACGCCGCTCGGCGAATGGGAGAGCCGAGGTGCCAAGGGCACGGTCCGCATCGAGCGCTGCGGCCCTGCGCTTTGCGGTTATGCGTTGACCGAGACCTCGCGCCGGGGCGAGAGCGTGCTCGTCAACATGAAGTCGAAATCGCACGACGTCTGGACCGGCAGCATATACAGCCGCGCCAGCGGCAACACCTATTACGCGACGATGACCCTGAAGAGCTCCGCAAGGCTGCACGTCGAGGCCTGTGCGCTTTGGCGTTTCTGGTGCTCGGGCAATGATTGGACACGGATCGAAGCGCCGCGCGAGCAACTGATCACGACCTCGCGGCAATGGAGTGCGCGGTCGTAG
- a CDS encoding extensin family protein yields the protein MTRGVRLYLVGSIVLVSLAGCGRGFFQAEREPWRAEAEAACLKSGAVKEGPDLVRIDPISGPGQCGAEFPLKVAAIGEASSTYGFADEPLRPPGSIGNQPRWPVRQPQSNYPQGQNYPASAYPPQSNYPESAVRQPSGYGASSGPVSLNAPGVAAQEDEIDLPPDGTDAAGAARYMNSPSYPARPAPYSQAPAQQPLPRLGPAQGNSVAAVGPVAIKPTATLACPIVSELDRWLADTVQPSAMRWFGVRVAEIKQISAYSCRGMNGNSRAHISEHAFGNALDISAFVLADGRRVTIKDGWRGMPEEQGFLRDVQAGACAHFTTVLAPGSNVFHYDHIHVDLMRRASRRLICQPAAVSGEEVAARSQSRSPYANARDPSVTGSLGARKSTARKREDDDYIDE from the coding sequence ATGACGCGCGGAGTTCGTTTGTATCTCGTCGGCTCCATCGTCCTTGTTTCGCTAGCGGGTTGCGGACGCGGCTTCTTCCAGGCCGAACGCGAACCGTGGCGGGCCGAGGCGGAAGCCGCATGCCTGAAATCGGGCGCGGTGAAGGAGGGGCCGGATCTCGTCCGCATCGACCCGATTTCCGGACCCGGCCAGTGTGGCGCCGAATTTCCACTCAAGGTGGCCGCTATCGGCGAGGCCTCCAGCACCTACGGCTTCGCCGACGAGCCGTTGCGGCCGCCGGGGAGCATCGGCAACCAGCCGCGCTGGCCCGTGAGGCAGCCGCAATCGAACTATCCGCAGGGCCAGAACTACCCGGCCTCCGCCTATCCGCCGCAGTCGAACTATCCTGAGAGCGCGGTGCGCCAGCCGTCCGGCTACGGCGCCTCGTCCGGGCCGGTGTCGCTGAACGCACCGGGTGTGGCGGCGCAGGAGGACGAGATCGACCTGCCGCCCGATGGCACCGATGCCGCAGGTGCGGCGCGCTACATGAATTCGCCGAGCTATCCGGCACGGCCGGCGCCTTACTCGCAGGCGCCCGCGCAGCAACCGCTGCCGCGCCTCGGCCCTGCGCAAGGCAATTCCGTCGCCGCCGTCGGGCCCGTCGCGATCAAGCCGACGGCGACGCTGGCCTGTCCGATCGTGTCCGAGCTCGACCGCTGGCTCGCCGACACCGTCCAGCCCTCGGCGATGCGCTGGTTCGGCGTCCGCGTCGCCGAGATCAAGCAGATCTCCGCCTATTCCTGCCGCGGCATGAACGGCAACTCGCGGGCCCATATCTCCGAGCACGCTTTCGGCAATGCGCTCGACATCTCCGCCTTCGTGCTCGCCGACGGCCGCCGCGTCACCATCAAGGACGGTTGGCGCGGCATGCCGGAGGAGCAGGGCTTCCTGCGCGACGTGCAAGCGGGAGCGTGTGCGCATTTCACCACCGTTCTCGCGCCGGGCTCGAACGTCTTTCATTACGATCACATCCACGTCGACCTGATGCGCCGCGCCAGCCGCCGCCTGATCTGCCAGCCGGCCGCCGTGTCCGGCGAGGAGGTCGCCGCGCGCTCGCAGTCGCGCAGCCCCTATGCCAATGCGCGCGATCCCTCCGTCACCGGCTCGCTCGGTGCGCGCAAGAGCACGGCGCGCAAGCGCGAGGATGACGATTACATCGACGAATAG
- a CDS encoding M20 family metallopeptidase — MQMSVTPPYSDLERRVLARITEERWLDLASELIRTGQPRSGNPLDPDLPPAEEEAISMLVAGKLEALGMEVTKHSAQPHRPNVLGVLKGREGAPSLILNDHLDTYPVVEPEKWHMTDYDPFKATRHGDLLYARGTSDTRGNLAASLLAVQALIEEGVKFDGTLMCCYTVDEERNGTEGSIYMLDKVGLAADYEITAEPTAWGDVSKDWGMNLSVANSGHCLIEVTVQGIKSHIWRPDISVNAIMEAAKLLPGLAEMTFTHVPSKFMGHTPPCCSVVRIRGGLPGEMQFSPDACTITLAVVGIVPGMTLASVISDIERLGQQTFAGINDVKVGVRQVPGSLFVNATEPVPVEEEPCRSLRAVYRRLMGSEPGVNRKNAFNDTIRFREAGINAVTFGPGEDGWAVDNENISITKSVMATRIYALTIMQILGVRT; from the coding sequence ATGCAGATGTCTGTCACCCCGCCTTACTCCGATCTCGAGCGGCGCGTGCTGGCGCGCATCACCGAGGAACGCTGGCTTGACCTTGCATCCGAACTGATCCGCACCGGTCAGCCGCGCTCCGGCAATCCGCTCGATCCCGACCTGCCGCCCGCCGAGGAGGAGGCGATCTCCATGTTGGTCGCCGGCAAGCTCGAAGCCCTCGGCATGGAGGTTACCAAGCACAGTGCGCAGCCGCACCGGCCCAATGTGCTCGGCGTGCTCAAAGGGCGCGAGGGCGCGCCATCGTTGATTCTCAACGATCATCTCGACACCTATCCGGTGGTCGAGCCCGAGAAATGGCACATGACGGATTACGATCCGTTCAAGGCGACGCGCCATGGCGATCTGCTCTACGCGCGCGGGACCTCCGACACGCGCGGCAATCTCGCCGCCTCACTGCTCGCGGTGCAGGCCCTGATCGAGGAGGGCGTGAAGTTCGATGGCACCTTGATGTGCTGCTACACCGTCGACGAGGAGCGCAACGGCACCGAGGGCTCGATCTACATGCTCGACAAGGTCGGCCTTGCTGCCGACTACGAGATCACGGCCGAGCCGACCGCCTGGGGAGACGTCAGTAAAGACTGGGGCATGAACCTCTCGGTGGCCAATTCCGGCCATTGCCTGATCGAGGTCACGGTCCAGGGGATCAAGTCGCATATCTGGCGGCCCGACATCAGCGTCAATGCCATCATGGAGGCGGCGAAACTGCTGCCAGGACTCGCGGAGATGACGTTCACCCACGTGCCGAGCAAGTTCATGGGGCATACGCCGCCCTGCTGCTCGGTGGTGCGTATCCGCGGCGGCCTCCCCGGCGAGATGCAGTTCTCACCGGATGCCTGCACCATCACGCTTGCAGTGGTCGGCATCGTGCCCGGCATGACGCTTGCCAGCGTGATCTCCGACATCGAGCGGCTCGGGCAGCAAACATTTGCCGGGATCAACGACGTCAAGGTCGGGGTGCGCCAGGTGCCCGGCTCGCTGTTCGTCAACGCGACCGAGCCCGTGCCGGTTGAGGAAGAGCCCTGCCGCTCGCTTCGCGCGGTCTATCGGCGCCTGATGGGCAGCGAGCCCGGCGTCAATCGCAAGAACGCCTTCAACGACACCATCCGCTTCCGCGAAGCCGGCATCAACGCGGTGACGTTCGGTCCGGGCGAGGACGGCTGGGCCGTCGACAACGAGAACATCTCCATCACCAAGTCGGTGATGGCGACGCGGATCTACGCGCTGACCATCATGCAGATCCTGGGAGTGCGCACATGA
- a CDS encoding ABC transporter permease encodes MSVEASPMALPISADRTRRGSLRLPTVSRSVLLSTLTVAALLAAWTIVTEMGWANELFLPKPQAVWGAFVKTMTKGYQGATLLQHLGASLYRILVAFALACLVGIPLGVLMGVSRNARALLNPLIEFYRPLPPLGLYTLLVMWLGIGESSKLSLLFLAGLPGIVISTIQAVTSVDPVYVRAAQSLGASRRHLLFHVYLPAAGPLILAGMRISLGFTYTVLVAAEIVAASAGIGWMIWDAAKFLLSDVVIMGLIVLGLTGVVLDLMMRGIARLLMPWART; translated from the coding sequence ATGAGCGTCGAGGCAAGCCCCATGGCGCTTCCGATCTCCGCCGATCGTACGCGGCGGGGCAGTTTGCGGCTGCCAACGGTCTCCCGGTCGGTGTTGCTCTCCACGCTTACCGTCGCCGCGCTGCTGGCCGCATGGACCATCGTCACGGAGATGGGCTGGGCCAACGAGCTGTTCCTGCCGAAGCCACAGGCGGTGTGGGGTGCGTTCGTCAAGACCATGACGAAGGGCTATCAGGGCGCCACGCTGCTTCAGCATCTCGGCGCCAGCCTCTACCGCATCCTCGTGGCGTTCGCGTTGGCGTGCCTCGTCGGCATTCCACTCGGCGTTCTCATGGGCGTATCGCGCAATGCGCGTGCGCTGCTGAATCCGCTGATCGAGTTCTATCGCCCGTTGCCGCCGCTCGGGCTCTATACGCTGCTGGTGATGTGGCTCGGCATCGGCGAGAGCTCCAAACTGTCGTTGCTGTTTCTTGCGGGCCTGCCGGGCATCGTGATCTCGACGATCCAGGCCGTCACCAGTGTCGATCCCGTCTATGTGCGCGCGGCGCAATCCCTCGGCGCGAGCCGGCGGCATCTGCTGTTTCACGTCTATTTGCCCGCGGCGGGACCATTGATCCTCGCAGGTATGCGTATCTCGCTCGGCTTCACCTACACCGTCCTCGTCGCCGCCGAGATCGTCGCGGCCTCGGCCGGCATCGGCTGGATGATCTGGGATGCCGCGAAATTCCTGCTGTCCGACGTCGTCATCATGGGCCTGATCGTGCTTGGCCTGACCGGGGTCGTGCTCGACCTGATGATGCGCGGAATTGCCAGACTATTGATGCCGTGGGCCCGAACGTAA